The genomic segment TCGTAGGTGACCCTCCCCCCGACCACCCACAGCTCGTCCCGTACGTCGTCGGGCCCGACGAGCACCCGCCCCTTCACGTGCAGCACCGCGTGATCGCTCATGGCAGCAGCTTAGGAGGCGCCCGGAACGCCCGGTACGGACCAGGCCAGTACGCCGGGTACAGGCCAGGCCAGTACGCCAGGTACAGGCCAGGCCGGTACGCCCGGTTACAGGCCGATCGGTACGCTCGGTACGGCATCCCGAACGAACTCGTGAGCGAAGTGAGCTGTGACGTGAGCAGTACTGTGACGCACCCCTTTCTGGACCTGGCGCCGCTGAGCGCCCAGCAGTTCGCCGCCATCGAGGCCCGGGTGGCCGGGCTGCTCGCCACCGAGCAGGACGTCGTGATCATGCAGGGCGAGGCGCTGCTGCCCCTGGAGGGGTGCATCCGGGGCGCGGCCGGGCCGGGCACGACCGCGCTGAACGTGATCACCGGTCCGTACGGCCAGACGTTCGGCGACTGGCTGCGCGACTGCGGGGCGACCGTCATCGATCTGGCCGTGCCGTTCCACACCGCGGTCACGGCCGAGCAGGTGCGGCAGGCGTTCGCCGAGCACCCGGAGATCGACTTCGTGTCGCTGGTGCACGCGGAGGCGGCGACCGGGAACACCAACCCCGTCGCGGAGATCGGCGCCGTCGTGCGGGAGCACGGTGCGCTGTTCATGCTGGACGCGGTCGCCTCGGTGGCCGCCGAGCCGCTGCTGCCGGACGCGTGGGGCGTGGACCTGTGCGTGATCGGCGCGCAGAAGGCGATGGGCGGGCCCGCGGGTGTCTCCGCGGTGTCCGTGAGCGCGCGGGCGTGGGAGCGCATCGCCGCGAACCCGCGGGCGCCGCGCCGTTCGTACCTCTCCCTCCTGGACTGGAAGGAGCGGTGGATCGACGGCGGCAGGAAGGCGCTGCTGCACGCGCCCGCGCAGCTGGAGATGCTGGCGCTCGAGGCGTGTGTGGAGCGCATCGAGGCGGAGGGCCTCGAGGCGCTCATGGCGCGGCACGCCGCGGCAGCGGCGGCGGTCCGCGCGGGGGCGATCGCGCTCGGCGGGGGTCTTGAGCCGTACGTGCACGACGCGGTGGACGCGGCGCCGGTCGCCACGACGCTGCGGACACCGGCGGGCGTCGACGCGTCGGCGCTGGTGGCCCGGGCGCTCGCCGCCGATCCGGTGCTTCCGCTGGTCGCCGGGGGCGGGGCGCTCGCGAAGGAGATGATCAGGGTCAACCACTACGGCCCCGACGCGACCCGGGGCGTCGTCCACGCGTCGCTGGCGGCGCTGGGGGCCGCGCTGGGCGAGACGGGCGTCGCGGTGGACCTGGAGGGCGCCCGCCGCGCGGTGACGGACGTCTTCACGACGGCCTGATCCCACCCCCGTTCCGCACGGAACACCTGCGGCCGTCCGCCGCCTCATGGCACCGTGCATGCCGTGACCACGCTTCCGGACGGCCGCATCATTCCGCCCCTGACCGCCGACGAGCCCACGATGCTCACGAGCTGGCTGGACCTGCACCGCGCCACGCTGGCGGTGAAGTGTGCCGGGCTCGACGACGAGCAGACGCTGCGGACGCCCGTCGAGCCGTCCCCGCTCTCGCTGTTCGGTCTGGTGCAGCATCTCGCCGAGGTGGAGCGGAACTGGATCCAGCGCATCTTCGCGGGGCGTGACGTGCCGCCGATCTACGGGGACCGCAGCGGTTTCGCCCTGGACCGGTCCCGGACGTTCGCCGAGGTCCTCGCCGTGTGGGAGCGGGAGGTCGCGGTGAACCGGCGGATCTGCGCGGGGCGTTCGCTCGACGACACGGGGCGGCTCGACGCCGACTCCGCGGCCGTCATGGGGGGCGAGGACGTCGTGAGTCTGCGCTGGATCCTGGTGCACCTGATCGAGGAGTACGCCCGGCACAACGGTCACGCCGATCTGCTCCGGGAGCGCGTCGACGGAACCACCGGAACGTGAATCCACGCCTCCGCTCCTTTGCCTCACTTTGAATTCCCGCGCACGTTCTCACGAATTATTTATAAACTGAGAAGCACAGCTTCCCGTATTCTTCTGCCCGCTTTCCCGGGACCTAAACGCTAAGATTTCGACAGCATCAAACCCCGCAATTCGGACGCGCGCAAGACGAGTCTCAGCCATGTGACGCACTCCACATCGCGTCCGTTTCGCGCGGTTTGTGCGGGTCAAAGTACCCCAAAAGGTCAAGACCTCATGCGGGCGCGCACCCACGCCTGATAACACATGAGGCGCCCTTGTGTAACCCCTCCCCCCGATGCAATTCAAGAAATTGCTCGGTAAATTCAATCCGCATGACCGCTGCACAAGCCGATCTACCGACCGACCTGCGAGCGAAATTCCAAAAACTGCCGGAGGGGCTGCGACTCGACAGTCCCGATGTCGCCGACGGTGCCGCGATCTGGCGGATCGCCCGCGACTCGAAGGTGCTCGACCTGAACTCGTCCTACAGCTATCTGCTGTGGTGTCGCGATTTCGCGGCCACGTCCGTCGTGGCCCGGGACGCCGACGGGGAGACGGTCGGCTTCATCACCGGCTACATCCGGCCCGAGCACCCCGACGTCCTGATGGTCTGGCAGGTGGCCGTCGATCACGGTCAGCGTGGCCGCGGCCTCGCCGGCGCCCTGCTCGAAGGACTGACCGCGAGGGTCGCCGCGGGCCGTGCGCTGACCAGG from the Streptomyces venezuelae genome contains:
- a CDS encoding DinB family protein gives rise to the protein MTTLPDGRIIPPLTADEPTMLTSWLDLHRATLAVKCAGLDDEQTLRTPVEPSPLSLFGLVQHLAEVERNWIQRIFAGRDVPPIYGDRSGFALDRSRTFAEVLAVWEREVAVNRRICAGRSLDDTGRLDADSAAVMGGEDVVSLRWILVHLIEEYARHNGHADLLRERVDGTTGT
- a CDS encoding pyridoxal-phosphate-dependent aminotransferase family protein — translated: MTHPFLDLAPLSAQQFAAIEARVAGLLATEQDVVIMQGEALLPLEGCIRGAAGPGTTALNVITGPYGQTFGDWLRDCGATVIDLAVPFHTAVTAEQVRQAFAEHPEIDFVSLVHAEAATGNTNPVAEIGAVVREHGALFMLDAVASVAAEPLLPDAWGVDLCVIGAQKAMGGPAGVSAVSVSARAWERIAANPRAPRRSYLSLLDWKERWIDGGRKALLHAPAQLEMLALEACVERIEAEGLEALMARHAAAAAAVRAGAIALGGGLEPYVHDAVDAAPVATTLRTPAGVDASALVARALAADPVLPLVAGGGALAKEMIRVNHYGPDATRGVVHASLAALGAALGETGVAVDLEGARRAVTDVFTTA
- the ectA gene encoding diaminobutyrate acetyltransferase, which encodes MTAAQADLPTDLRAKFQKLPEGLRLDSPDVADGAAIWRIARDSKVLDLNSSYSYLLWCRDFAATSVVARDADGETVGFITGYIRPEHPDVLMVWQVAVDHGQRGRGLAGALLEGLTARVAAGRALTRIETTIAPSNTASERLFLSFARRHGASVERKVLFDAGLFPDDGHEPEVLYRIGPLDH